The Glutamicibacter mishrai DNA window ACCACCGGCACATTGGCCCGGGAAACGATGGTGGAAATATTGTGCGGGTTCAAGATCCCCAGGCCGGAACCGATGGGCGCTCCGGCAGGCATGATCGCCGCGACCCCGGCATCCTGGAGCCGCTGTGCTAGCGCCGGGTCATCGTTGGTGTAAGCGAACACCTTGAAGCCCTCGGCGACCAGTTGCTCGGTGGCGGAATACAGCTCCAGCGGATCCGGCAGCAAGGTGTGCTCATCGGCGATGACTTCAAGCTTGATCCAGTCGGTTTCCAGGGCTTCGCGGGCCAGCTGCGCGGTCAATACGGCATCCCGAGCGGTGAAGCATCCGGCGGTGTTTGGCAGCGGGATCACGTTATTGCGCTGCAGCAGCTCGTAGACATTCCCCGCGCCGGCAGCGGAAAAGTGCCGAATGGCGACGGTGGTCAACTCGGTGCCCGAAACGGCCAGAGCGCTCTCCAGCGTCGCCAGGGATGTAGCCCCGCCGGTGCCCAGGATCAGTCTCGAAGACAGGGTGCGTCCAGCGACGACGAACGGGTCGGTGTCCGCATCGAGTCGGTTGACTTCTTGCGATTCCATCTTTAGCCTCCTTGGGCTGCGGTGACGAGTTCTACGCTGTGCCCGTCTTCAAGCACCTTGCTGTTCCAGCTGCTGCGAGGGACCACTGCGCCGTTGACGGCGGCGGCCACGCCGAGCTTGCTGCCGTCAACCGCTTTCGAATCGGCGTCCAGATCCTTGCCGATCTGCGAGCTGACAAATTCACGCAGGCTTGTCCCTGCTGAGAGCTGGACTTGCTGGGAGTTGAAGGTGATGTTGATCGTGGTCATCCGAGGTGCTCCAGTGCGAGAGTCGAGTGTTGGGTTGCAAATCGTTGGGGGTCAACGTCTTTCAGCATGGGATGCGTGGTGTTGTTTTCGGTGAGGTCCGCGGTCAGTTCGGAACCCAGCGGGCTCAGCAGCACTCCGTGCCGCGAATAGCCGGTGGAGAGCACCAATCCTGGGTCCAGTCGCCCGATCAGCGGGCGGTCATCGGCGGTGGCTGGTCTTGGCCGGGCGATCAATTCGTTCAATGTGCAGTCGCTGATTCCCGGCACGAGCCGGCGTGCATCGTCCAAGAGGGTGTGCATGGCGCCAACGTTGACCTCCGGGTTGCCGTCTTCCCTCACGCTGGCCCCCAGCACCAGGCTTCCGTCCTTGCGCGGGACGAGGTAGACGTTGCGCCGGTGGACAATGCCGCGCACAATGCGGCTGAGCATTGCGGGGCCCGCGGGACCTTGGATCCTGAGGATGTCGCCGTAAACCGGGCGCAGGGGAAGGTCTTTGAGGCCTTTGACGGTTCCGAGCGCGGTGGCGATGACGGTTTGGTCTGCTTCTAGCACCCGCCCCGTGGTGGTTCGCACGGCGCTGGTTCCTGCCTCGTCGGTGAGCAGTTCTTCGGCTTGCTCGCGGATCACGTGATTGGCAAAGTGCTTGAGCAGGATGCGCACCACGCTGCGAGGGTCGATCTGATGGTCCTCGGCGCACAGCACGCCTCCGGCGATGTTGCTGGCAAGGGCTGGTTCCAAGGATCTGGCCTGGCTCGGCAGGAGTTTTTCGGCAGCTAATCCCAGCGATGACTGCAGCGCGACGAGCTCGTGGAGGGCATCGCGGTCAGCGGGCTCCGCAGCGATGACCAGTGTGGAACTTTGCAGGTAGTCCGGGCGCTCCCCGGTGGATGCTTCGATGCGCTCAACGAACCGCGGATATCCGGCATTCGATGCGGCCAGCAGCTGGTGCAATGGGCCTTGGCCCCACACTGTTTCTGCTGCCGGTGCCAGCATTCCGGCTGCGGCGTAGCTGGCGCCTTGGCCGGGAGCTGGATCGATGATAGTGATGCTGTGGCCGCGCGAGCTGAGCTCGAAGGCGGTGGCGAGGCCGATGATTCCGGCGCCAACAATATTGACATGCACGGTGGCACGATTCCTTCCTACGGCGGCATGACCCGCATCAGGTGTAGCGGTCGGCTCAGTGCCCTCTCAGCCTGGTCGAGTCAGGCTCCCGCGGAGTA harbors:
- the thiO gene encoding glycine oxidase ThiO, with translation MHVNIVGAGIIGLATAFELSSRGHSITIIDPAPGQGASYAAAGMLAPAAETVWGQGPLHQLLAASNAGYPRFVERIEASTGERPDYLQSSTLVIAAEPADRDALHELVALQSSLGLAAEKLLPSQARSLEPALASNIAGGVLCAEDHQIDPRSVVRILLKHFANHVIREQAEELLTDEAGTSAVRTTTGRVLEADQTVIATALGTVKGLKDLPLRPVYGDILRIQGPAGPAMLSRIVRGIVHRRNVYLVPRKDGSLVLGASVREDGNPEVNVGAMHTLLDDARRLVPGISDCTLNELIARPRPATADDRPLIGRLDPGLVLSTGYSRHGVLLSPLGSELTADLTENNTTHPMLKDVDPQRFATQHSTLALEHLG
- the thiS gene encoding sulfur carrier protein ThiS, coding for MTTINITFNSQQVQLSAGTSLREFVSSQIGKDLDADSKAVDGSKLGVAAAVNGAVVPRSSWNSKVLEDGHSVELVTAAQGG
- a CDS encoding thiazole synthase — translated: MESQEVNRLDADTDPFVVAGRTLSSRLILGTGGATSLATLESALAVSGTELTTVAIRHFSAAGAGNVYELLQRNNVIPLPNTAGCFTARDAVLTAQLAREALETDWIKLEVIADEHTLLPDPLELYSATEQLVAEGFKVFAYTNDDPALAQRLQDAGVAAIMPAGAPIGSGLGILNPHNISTIVSRANVPVVLDAGVGTASDAALAMELGCDAVLLASAVTRAHNAPLMAAAMRDAVRAGRAARLAGRIPRRDTALASSPVEGIMQTLVGEF